The genomic window TGGTTTTCCAAAGTGATCACACCACCTTTGACAGAATTGATATGATCAAGGATGGCCCCGGCGTTGAACGGTTTGATGGTATTCAAGTGGAGGTGTCGGACCGACACACCGGACGTTTCCAGCGCCTTCGTCGCGCGCAATGCCTCTTCCGTGGTGATCCCTGCTGTCACGATCAACACATCACTCCCAAGACTAAGCTCGCGCATTTGTCCAACGACGATAGGCGTATCGAAAAGCCGTGGCATCGATCCTCGCAAGACCCGACAATAGACGGGGCCGTCGATACTGTCTGCGGCTTCGCAAATGCTCTCGACCTCGGTCGCGTCACCGGTTTCAAGGATGGTCATGTTTGGCATCGACCGCATGACCGAGATGTCTTCGATCGCCTGGTGGGTCATGCCGCCCGGCGTGGTGATACCCGGCAAGAAACCCATAATCCGCACTTTGCGCCGCGGATACGCGATGGATGCCATCAGTTGGTCATAGGGTCTGCGATAGGTGAACACGCCGAAGGTATGAACGAACGGACGATACCCCGCGAGGCCCAGACCGCCGCAAAAGCTCATCATGTTTTGCTCTGCCATTCCCATTGAAAGGAACTGGTCGGGGTAATTGTCGCGAAATTTGTCGATTTCGCACGACGACGTCAGATCCGCAGAGATGCACAAAACATCCGGATTGGCGAGTGCGTGTTTTTCAAAGGCGCGCTCATACGGGCGGCTTACCATTTCTACCATGTTCTTGTGTCCTATCAGTGTGCGTAATCAATTGGGTCAACACCCAATGCATCGGCGATTGAGAGGTTCATCCGCGCGCGCTCTTCTTCGGATTTGAAGCGCACATAGTGCAGGCGCGGAAACCGCTCCTCCAGGATTGGCATTGAATGGAATGGGTTTGAATGTGCCAATATAATCAGCGGTTTGCCATCATGTTTGGTCTTTGCAGCTTCCCGCATATCGTTAAGGTTATGAGCATCCACCTCGACCACGATGGCCCCAAAATTCTCCATCTTGGTTTTGATGTCGCCGACTTCCATGACACTGTCCATCGCCCCGTCACATTGCTGTTTATTGACATCCATAATCGCTTTGACGTTGTCGATCCGGTGATGCGCGCAGCATTGAATGGCTTCCCATGTTTGGCCTTCTTGAACCTCGCCGTCCGACATATAAACCCAGACGCGGCCTTTCTCCCCTCGCTTTTTGCGCG from Rhodophyticola sp. CCM32 includes these protein-coding regions:
- a CDS encoding transketolase family protein; amino-acid sequence: MVEMVSRPYERAFEKHALANPDVLCISADLTSSCEIDKFRDNYPDQFLSMGMAEQNMMSFCGGLGLAGYRPFVHTFGVFTYRRPYDQLMASIAYPRRKVRIMGFLPGITTPGGMTHQAIEDISVMRSMPNMTILETGDATEVESICEAADSIDGPVYCRVLRGSMPRLFDTPIVVGQMRELSLGSDVLIVTAGITTEEALRATKALETSGVSVRHLHLNTIKPFNAGAILDHINSVKGGVITLENHVTEGGIGSLVAEIMADNGVGKKLKRLGLNDTYAHGGSRAYLMRYYGLDALALTQGVEGLLGQKLDITEQDLAEARVDAVHSLAKAEGL